In a genomic window of Nocardia fluminea:
- a CDS encoding MarR family winged helix-turn-helix transcriptional regulator yields MSGHLTDDELDAWNSLATVVALMAPELETRLRHKCGLNHIQYRVLELLSDRPGRRQRMILLAEATDASISRMSHVVAKLERAGLVTRSNEFGRCVVLTDAGLGVLTDAAPHYILAVRQLLLDAWATPELTRQFASMTADLARHLKSRSPH; encoded by the coding sequence ATGAGCGGGCACCTGACAGACGACGAACTCGACGCCTGGAATTCGTTGGCCACCGTGGTGGCATTGATGGCACCCGAGCTCGAAACGCGGCTGCGACACAAGTGCGGGCTCAACCACATCCAATACCGCGTGCTGGAACTACTGTCCGACCGACCTGGACGACGTCAGCGCATGATCCTGTTGGCAGAAGCGACCGACGCGTCGATCTCGCGCATGTCGCACGTGGTCGCCAAACTCGAACGGGCTGGGCTGGTGACACGCAGCAACGAATTCGGCCGGTGCGTCGTGCTTACCGACGCCGGTCTCGGCGTATTGACCGACGCGGCACCGCATTACATCCTCGCTGTGCGTCAGCTACTCCTCGACGCCTGGGCGACACCGGAACTCACGCGCCAGTTCGCGTCCATGACGGCCGATCTCGCACGCCACCTCAAATCCCGCAGCCCGCATTGA
- a CDS encoding PucR family transcriptional regulator, translating to MVNTEDVGNGAPADLELVGPTLTVTVAAQSVPRENVLSIAAQRHKRSVRDSAPFGSVPVRPPGDPLEIAHICRELVAGMIEGGDAVEATQRIRGAAVEWARAGVPIDDVLAAVYDGFESGASELIGGWTTGDSSNLTSGVEWMLEVLSMTTSAVAVAYLDQGAGEGIENYSAEDALASAMLNGRADFRMVREFGIDVADAYSVLAIALPLHREDTGQEIEAVRRLSLVRAELARQCGDTAMSVLNVGGGTILLPQSVCDDDRLATVVAALSAAANVPVIAAVVRSARDEIPLAVTQAHELLEVIERLGLESGLHFFDSLALEYQITRPGPGRAALASLLEPLAAHTELWETLCCYIGNDLNRRAAASALGVHANTIDYRIKRVGQLTGLDLTLHAGLWYARSALIAYTFVSENIQLPRGTVIRSKILT from the coding sequence ATGGTGAATACCGAAGATGTAGGCAACGGCGCGCCGGCAGACCTCGAACTGGTCGGACCGACGCTGACGGTAACTGTTGCAGCACAATCGGTCCCGAGGGAAAATGTGCTCAGCATCGCCGCGCAACGCCACAAGCGCTCGGTTCGCGACAGTGCTCCGTTCGGATCTGTTCCCGTTCGTCCACCTGGCGACCCGCTCGAGATCGCCCACATCTGCCGCGAGCTCGTCGCGGGAATGATCGAGGGCGGGGATGCTGTGGAAGCGACGCAGCGGATTCGCGGGGCGGCTGTGGAGTGGGCGCGAGCAGGCGTACCGATCGACGATGTCCTGGCCGCTGTGTACGACGGATTCGAATCCGGCGCGAGCGAACTCATCGGCGGTTGGACGACCGGCGACAGCTCGAACCTGACGAGCGGGGTCGAGTGGATGCTCGAGGTGCTTTCGATGACCACTTCTGCTGTCGCCGTAGCGTACCTCGATCAAGGGGCTGGAGAAGGTATCGAAAACTATTCTGCCGAAGATGCTCTGGCGTCGGCGATGCTGAACGGGCGCGCGGACTTCAGAATGGTCCGCGAATTCGGAATCGATGTTGCCGACGCATATTCAGTCCTCGCTATCGCGCTACCCCTCCACCGGGAGGACACCGGGCAAGAGATCGAGGCGGTACGTCGGCTGAGTCTGGTTCGAGCTGAGCTCGCCCGTCAATGTGGCGACACCGCGATGTCGGTACTGAATGTCGGCGGTGGAACGATCCTTCTCCCGCAATCGGTGTGCGATGACGACCGGCTCGCGACGGTTGTCGCCGCACTCTCCGCCGCAGCGAACGTTCCGGTGATCGCGGCCGTGGTGCGATCTGCGCGCGATGAGATTCCTCTCGCGGTTACTCAGGCCCACGAGCTGCTGGAGGTGATCGAGAGGCTCGGACTCGAGTCCGGTTTACACTTTTTCGATTCCCTGGCGCTGGAGTATCAGATCACCCGCCCTGGCCCCGGCCGTGCGGCGTTGGCATCATTGCTCGAGCCCCTCGCGGCGCATACCGAGTTGTGGGAAACGCTGTGTTGCTATATCGGTAACGACCTCAATCGTAGGGCGGCAGCCAGCGCTCTGGGAGTACACGCGAACACGATTGATTACCGGATCAAGCGGGTCGGGCAGCTCACCGGACTGGATCTGACCCTCCACGCCGGACTATGGTATGCGCGATCTGCGCTCATTGCTTATACCTTCGTTTCGGAGAACATACAGCTGCCGCGGGGGACCGTTATTCGATCCAAGATCCTCACGTGA
- a CDS encoding N-acetylmuramoyl-L-alanine amidase, whose translation MPNYARRRSYALPLVALVVVAAPAAALLGDAGQYTVSNDSHDDFAKTTTTQVGLAGAPTVVVPLRELSDMQLPDLRVGDLRLVPGAPPLPTGSAAGPIELITAGVFEPVTSTTPALNPGVVPEQLADRVGPEVKELIHQSRFSMIGVTAPDLGGTTIRVRARQLDGSWGQWFETGTDDSVAARPPGQGGLQGSEPIFVGDTDAVQILSTHTPEPTDQPRVQNPSPVSGADHLGSGSPELTAVLLDPGHGEEESSVVAAPLADGGPSVISRGQWGADESLRCEDPTYNDGLAGVIVHHTAGRNDYTLAESAAIVRGIYAYHSETLGWCDIGYNALVDKYGQIYEGHFGGLDRPVQGAHAGGFNQNTAGVAFMGNHESEEPTPAAVTAMARFIGWRTRIAGLDPHGTTTMISEGTEFTPFRQGEEVQLPVVFSHRDVGNTACAGDAAYALMDHIRDLAADFSSGTTPKHMVDGRDSTTPVLAQTDPDADVSTSQALTAKLLALGESNELARRWIETGGPQGHLGSAVSEPELVDDGGQYAEFVNGYLYRASDGRIFEVLGRIGQRYAQLGGPRGVLGAPRGNEYPVRTGARVDFAHGSLVFDQTTHIVTTLKERSGTDQLTPDSTSPPPDAVPTPPAS comes from the coding sequence GTGCCGAATTACGCGCGCAGACGGTCGTATGCGCTTCCTCTCGTCGCCTTGGTTGTGGTCGCGGCGCCGGCCGCCGCACTTCTCGGCGATGCGGGCCAGTACACCGTTTCCAATGACAGCCACGACGATTTCGCGAAAACGACGACCACGCAGGTCGGGCTGGCGGGGGCCCCGACCGTGGTGGTGCCGCTGCGCGAACTGTCAGACATGCAGTTGCCCGACCTTCGAGTCGGTGATCTTCGACTGGTGCCCGGCGCGCCGCCGCTTCCTACAGGTTCGGCGGCCGGTCCGATCGAACTGATCACCGCGGGCGTGTTCGAGCCTGTCACCAGCACCACACCGGCATTGAATCCCGGTGTGGTGCCCGAGCAACTGGCCGATCGAGTCGGACCCGAGGTCAAAGAGCTGATCCACCAGAGCCGATTCAGCATGATCGGGGTGACCGCGCCGGACCTCGGGGGAACCACCATCAGGGTGCGAGCCCGCCAACTCGACGGGTCATGGGGGCAATGGTTCGAGACGGGAACCGACGACAGTGTCGCGGCTCGACCGCCGGGCCAGGGAGGCCTGCAGGGCAGTGAACCGATCTTTGTCGGTGACACCGACGCGGTACAGATCCTGAGTACGCACACACCCGAGCCCACCGACCAACCCCGCGTGCAGAATCCGAGCCCGGTGTCGGGTGCCGACCACCTCGGTTCGGGAAGCCCGGAGCTGACCGCGGTATTGCTCGACCCCGGTCACGGCGAGGAAGAATCCTCGGTGGTCGCGGCACCGCTGGCGGACGGTGGGCCTTCGGTGATCAGCCGCGGACAGTGGGGTGCCGACGAATCACTGCGGTGTGAAGATCCGACATACAACGACGGCCTCGCCGGCGTGATCGTCCATCACACCGCAGGTCGCAACGACTACACCCTCGCCGAGTCCGCGGCGATCGTGCGTGGCATCTACGCCTATCACTCAGAAACGTTGGGGTGGTGCGACATCGGCTACAACGCGCTCGTCGACAAATACGGTCAGATCTATGAAGGACACTTCGGTGGTCTGGACCGGCCGGTGCAGGGAGCGCACGCGGGCGGGTTCAATCAGAACACCGCCGGGGTGGCATTCATGGGCAATCACGAGTCCGAGGAACCGACTCCGGCCGCGGTCACCGCGATGGCGCGGTTCATCGGTTGGCGCACGCGCATAGCGGGTTTGGATCCGCACGGGACAACCACCATGATCTCCGAAGGCACTGAATTCACTCCCTTCCGGCAAGGCGAAGAGGTGCAGTTGCCCGTGGTGTTCTCCCACCGAGATGTCGGCAACACCGCCTGTGCGGGGGACGCCGCCTATGCCCTGATGGACCACATTCGTGATCTCGCCGCGGATTTCAGCTCAGGGACAACACCGAAACACATGGTGGACGGGCGGGATTCGACGACACCAGTACTCGCGCAGACTGATCCCGATGCCGACGTCTCGACGTCGCAGGCTTTGACCGCGAAACTATTGGCGCTGGGCGAAAGCAACGAGCTGGCCAGGCGATGGATCGAGACAGGTGGACCGCAGGGGCACCTGGGGTCGGCGGTTTCGGAGCCCGAGCTTGTCGACGACGGTGGTCAGTACGCCGAGTTCGTCAACGGTTATCTGTATCGAGCATCGGACGGACGGATTTTCGAAGTGCTCGGGCGAATCGGGCAACGGTATGCCCAGCTCGGCGGGCCTCGCGGTGTGCTGGGCGCGCCTCGCGGCAACGAATATCCCGTCAGGACAGGTGCGCGAGTCGATTTCGCTCATGGGTCGCTGGTGTTCGACCAGACAACCCACATCGTCACCACGCTCAAAGAGCGTTCTGGCACTGATCAGCTGACGCCAGATTCCACGTCCCCGCCGCCCGACGCAGTACCGACGCCTCCGGCTAGCTGA
- a CDS encoding hypervirulence associated TUDOR domain-containing protein → MSERSFRKGDKVEWNSHGSTVSGTVEEKITSDTEAAGRTVRASPDDPQYKVRSDKNGSVAVHKPDALRRHAD, encoded by the coding sequence ATGAGCGAACGCAGCTTCCGCAAGGGCGACAAGGTCGAATGGAACAGCCACGGCAGCACCGTCAGCGGTACCGTCGAAGAGAAGATCACTTCCGATACCGAAGCCGCCGGACGCACGGTCCGAGCCTCCCCGGACGATCCGCAGTACAAGGTGCGTAGCGACAAGAACGGCAGCGTCGCGGTGCACAAACCCGACGCGCTACGTCGTCATGCTGATTGA
- a CDS encoding fatty acid desaturase: MATTTRHPHPPAAVSQHALPDPGIQVPTLSWPVVGIFTGALSVFGASSWAALTGALPAIATIAASSAAVFVLFTVLHDASHYSISSHRWVNVAFGRVAMFFVSPLISFKSFAFIHIEHHRNTNDGEHDPDHWVSSAPWWQLPVRFPAMDLPYIGFLVRNVRRRPRAEVLETAALMTFSLTVIVSAAFTGNLWTLAVICLIPGRVGMFVLAWWFDWLPHHDLEDTQRENRYRATRNRVGSEWILTPLLLSQNYHLVHHLHPSIPFYRYVAAWQRNEDAYLERNSAISTVFGQQLDAAQYREWKRLNGKLAALLPVRMPRSSTPHHAGTYPIPVKSVEHLTPGSVKVAFDVPEHVSDQFRFQPGQHLTIRHRIDGQEVRRNYSICTSATSGELAIGVRHIAGGMFSTFALETLRAGDVLELMTPTGSFGAPLDPLAQHDYVAVAAGSGITPILSIIRTTMEIETESRFVLFYGNRTAESTMFATELDELEARCADRLRIFHIRSDEAHHPAALRGRIDLAMVQRLLAGDLLAIDRWYLCGPSDLVTTMRDDLAAEEVPTERIHLELFRGTKRSSNVDAFHKADVTITLSGTDHTLELAPGETVLESALKSNIDAPYACLGGACGTCRARITTGAVSMEQNLALTTAEVDAGYILTCQSHPTTPTVAVDYDR, translated from the coding sequence ATGGCGACTACGACTCGACACCCCCACCCTCCAGCAGCCGTGTCGCAGCATGCGTTGCCTGATCCCGGCATACAGGTCCCTACGCTGTCCTGGCCGGTCGTCGGCATCTTCACCGGTGCGCTTTCGGTCTTCGGGGCCTCTAGCTGGGCCGCGCTCACCGGCGCTTTGCCTGCGATCGCCACCATCGCCGCGAGCTCCGCAGCGGTATTCGTCCTGTTCACTGTTTTGCACGACGCCTCGCACTACTCGATCAGCTCCCATCGCTGGGTCAACGTCGCTTTCGGGCGCGTGGCAATGTTCTTCGTCTCGCCGCTGATCTCGTTCAAGTCGTTCGCGTTCATTCATATCGAGCATCACCGCAACACCAATGACGGTGAGCACGATCCCGATCACTGGGTCAGCTCCGCACCCTGGTGGCAGCTGCCCGTCCGCTTTCCGGCGATGGACCTGCCGTATATCGGTTTCCTGGTGCGTAACGTGCGCCGGCGCCCGCGGGCCGAGGTCCTGGAAACAGCGGCGTTGATGACCTTTTCGCTGACGGTGATCGTGTCGGCCGCCTTCACCGGAAATCTGTGGACGCTCGCGGTGATCTGCCTGATTCCCGGACGCGTGGGGATGTTCGTGCTCGCGTGGTGGTTCGACTGGCTGCCTCATCACGACCTCGAGGACACCCAACGCGAGAACCGCTATCGCGCGACCCGCAACCGCGTCGGCTCGGAATGGATCCTGACTCCCCTGCTCTTGTCGCAGAACTACCATCTGGTCCACCACCTGCACCCCTCCATCCCCTTCTACCGCTATGTTGCTGCCTGGCAACGCAACGAGGATGCGTATCTCGAACGAAACTCGGCGATAAGCACCGTTTTCGGGCAGCAGCTCGACGCCGCCCAGTACCGCGAGTGGAAACGACTCAACGGCAAACTGGCCGCGCTGCTCCCGGTCCGAATGCCGCGTTCCTCGACGCCACACCATGCCGGCACTTACCCGATCCCCGTCAAAAGCGTGGAGCATCTGACTCCGGGCAGCGTCAAAGTTGCATTTGACGTTCCCGAACACGTAAGTGACCAGTTCCGATTCCAGCCGGGCCAACACCTGACCATTCGGCACCGGATCGATGGGCAGGAGGTCCGGCGAAACTACTCGATCTGCACCTCGGCCACGTCGGGAGAACTGGCGATCGGAGTACGGCACATCGCGGGCGGCATGTTCTCGACCTTCGCGCTCGAAACGCTGCGGGCGGGTGACGTATTGGAGCTGATGACGCCTACGGGTAGCTTCGGCGCACCCCTTGATCCACTCGCCCAGCACGACTATGTCGCGGTAGCGGCGGGAAGCGGCATCACACCCATCCTGTCGATCATTCGCACCACAATGGAGATCGAGACCGAGAGCCGTTTCGTCCTTTTCTACGGCAACAGAACCGCAGAGTCGACCATGTTCGCCACCGAACTCGATGAGCTCGAAGCTCGCTGTGCGGACCGGCTACGCATATTCCACATTCGCTCCGACGAGGCACACCACCCTGCCGCGCTTCGCGGCCGAATCGACCTGGCGATGGTGCAACGGCTGCTCGCCGGCGACCTCCTCGCGATCGATCGGTGGTATCTGTGCGGCCCGAGCGATCTCGTCACGACCATGCGCGATGACCTCGCAGCCGAAGAAGTGCCGACCGAGCGGATACACCTCGAATTGTTCCGCGGCACGAAGCGATCCTCCAACGTCGATGCCTTCCACAAGGCCGATGTGACCATCACGCTGTCCGGCACTGATCACACCCTGGAACTCGCCCCCGGTGAGACCGTCCTCGAATCGGCGCTGAAAAGCAATATCGATGCGCCCTATGCCTGTCTCGGCGGCGCGTGCGGCACTTGCAGAGCCAGAATCACAACCGGGGCGGTATCGATGGAGCAGAATCTCGCACTCACCACAGCCGAGGTCGACGCCGGTTACATACTGACCTGCCAGTCTCACCCCACCACCCCGACGGTCGCGGTCGACTACGACAGGTGA
- a CDS encoding PucR family transcriptional regulator, which produces MEALEPARGAAARRGIAAYLLANVAGLADDMLTYLVERIPEAGADAELRGLTLGSCSSNLEAALSMVRHGIDVAAAEAPVTALEHARAMASRGHSVDVMLRFYRLGHEYFTEKLSESLTDPAYDPAVALRTFIELEQFGFRYVDRISSLVAAEYVAELDRRQNRARAERAEVVGALLAGERVDIARAERVLGHRLTGRQIGFVCWGDDRGVDLERIAGQVGRFLGAGHSLVVADGPLAVWGWAAVTGKVRTSLMGMATEISSESRSVHIAVGSSSPGAAGFRTSHLEALRTRRVIELSGRVAPSITQFSDVALVDAISRDLDGARAFVSAQLGALARNDVKERGERDALLAVLDAQGSLATAARTLGIHRNTVLQRMRRAEERRGRPATVELAELHAALRVCDVLGASVLREQ; this is translated from the coding sequence ATGGAGGCGCTGGAGCCCGCTCGCGGTGCGGCGGCTCGACGTGGCATCGCGGCGTACCTGCTGGCGAATGTGGCCGGCCTGGCAGACGACATGCTGACGTACTTGGTCGAGCGAATTCCCGAGGCCGGTGCGGATGCCGAGCTTCGCGGCCTGACGCTGGGATCGTGCTCGTCGAATCTCGAAGCCGCACTGTCGATGGTTCGCCATGGAATCGATGTAGCGGCTGCGGAAGCGCCGGTGACGGCGCTCGAACACGCGCGAGCAATGGCTTCGCGGGGGCACAGCGTGGATGTCATGCTGCGGTTCTACCGATTGGGGCATGAGTACTTCACCGAAAAGCTCTCCGAATCACTGACCGACCCGGCCTACGACCCCGCTGTCGCGTTACGGACGTTCATCGAGCTCGAACAGTTCGGGTTTCGGTATGTCGATCGCATCTCGAGTCTCGTAGCGGCCGAGTATGTGGCTGAGCTCGACCGGCGTCAGAACCGGGCAAGAGCCGAGCGTGCCGAGGTGGTGGGGGCCCTGCTGGCCGGGGAACGCGTCGATATAGCTCGGGCCGAACGTGTGCTCGGCCACCGGCTCACCGGCCGGCAGATCGGCTTCGTGTGCTGGGGCGACGACCGCGGCGTGGATCTCGAGAGGATCGCCGGACAGGTGGGAAGATTTCTCGGGGCGGGTCACTCTCTCGTCGTCGCGGACGGTCCACTCGCCGTGTGGGGATGGGCAGCTGTCACCGGGAAGGTGCGGACTTCGCTCATGGGCATGGCAACGGAAATTTCCAGCGAAAGCAGAAGCGTTCACATCGCGGTGGGCTCCTCGTCTCCGGGGGCTGCCGGATTCCGTACCTCGCACCTGGAGGCGTTGCGCACTCGCCGGGTCATCGAACTGTCCGGTCGGGTAGCACCATCGATAACTCAGTTCAGCGATGTCGCGTTGGTGGATGCCATCTCGCGCGACTTGGATGGGGCGCGAGCCTTCGTCTCCGCCCAGCTCGGCGCTCTCGCACGGAACGACGTGAAAGAGCGCGGCGAGCGCGACGCACTCCTGGCTGTGCTCGACGCGCAAGGGAGTCTGGCGACCGCAGCACGCACCTTGGGAATTCACCGGAACACGGTCCTGCAACGGATGCGTCGTGCCGAAGAACGCAGGGGCCGGCCCGCGACTGTCGAGCTCGCCGAACTCCATGCCGCACTGCGTGTCTGCGACGTGCTGGGGGCCTCGGTTTTGCGCGAGCAATAG
- a CDS encoding winged helix-turn-helix transcriptional regulator, which yields MKSYGEFCALARALDVVGDRWTMLVIRELLIAPSRYSDLQKSLPGIATNLLAQRLRTLEEAGVVTSAVKPAPVSARVYALTEWGRGLQSVLVGLARWGVPLLTPGAEGDHSRGRWLVFAIMALYPDRTEMADGAEFPTLTASIIADGDNLLLTADEHGVRTVLSGAPAPAEVTIEGTSEEVFRTLSGEQTGKPKAVVSGTADALRLLARLTSHAHTYGLDLAVLNR from the coding sequence ATGAAATCGTACGGCGAGTTCTGCGCCCTGGCGCGAGCGTTGGACGTGGTCGGAGATCGTTGGACCATGCTGGTGATTCGCGAGCTCTTGATCGCTCCGAGCAGGTATTCGGACCTGCAGAAATCGTTGCCGGGTATCGCGACGAATCTGCTGGCGCAACGCCTGCGAACCCTCGAGGAAGCCGGCGTGGTGACCTCGGCGGTGAAGCCCGCGCCGGTATCGGCGCGGGTTTACGCGCTTACCGAATGGGGGCGCGGGCTTCAGAGCGTGCTGGTGGGGCTCGCGCGATGGGGCGTGCCGCTGCTGACGCCCGGCGCCGAGGGTGACCACAGCCGGGGCCGCTGGCTGGTGTTCGCCATCATGGCCCTCTATCCGGATCGCACGGAGATGGCCGACGGCGCCGAATTCCCCACGCTGACAGCATCGATCATCGCCGACGGCGACAACCTGTTGCTCACCGCCGACGAGCACGGTGTACGGACGGTACTGTCAGGCGCGCCCGCGCCGGCCGAGGTGACAATCGAGGGAACATCCGAAGAGGTGTTCCGAACCCTCTCCGGCGAGCAGACCGGCAAACCGAAGGCCGTTGTCAGCGGCACTGCTGATGCCTTGCGCCTCCTCGCCCGACTGACCAGCCACGCCCACACCTACGGACTCGACCTCGCGGTCCTGAACCGATGA
- a CDS encoding MFS transporter → MLLLEILKHVTLLDTRPRTSRTVVLAVLCLATLTISLATTAINVTLPSLAVELNADNRDLQWIVDAYNLLFATFVLAFGSLSDRYGRKGALLTGLAIFGGGAVGASLAESSAQLIGWQAVMGLGAAFVYPTTLSILSNVFTDRADRAKAIGIWGATTGVGVACGPILGGWLLESFWWGSVFLALALAAAVSIIAASRVVTTSRDPQTPRIDYGGLALSVLAVGGLVYTVIEAPEHGWISAVTLGGFTISLALFVTLVFWERGRAEPMIDVTLFKNMRFTAASASVTFAYFALFGFIFLITQYFQLVRGDGPLETGLEFIPVATSIAVGSLLGTLLAVRLGNKLVVATGMLLFTTAFLWIATLSESTSYLEIAGQMIPLGLGLGLTAAPATEAIMGAVPLNKAGIGSAMNDATREVGGTVGVAVIGSVYASLYASTLRDSPAAQQLPAEVKSVVEQSVGAAATAAHQFAAAGDAQSAQTVSQTANSAFLDGLAAGSYVAAGVTAVGAVIAFLFLPAKPQ, encoded by the coding sequence GTGCTGTTGCTTGAAATACTAAAGCACGTGACGCTCCTCGATACTCGCCCTCGGACCTCGCGCACCGTGGTCCTAGCTGTGCTGTGCCTGGCCACCTTGACCATCAGCCTCGCCACAACGGCGATCAACGTGACGTTGCCGTCCCTCGCTGTGGAACTCAACGCCGATAACCGCGATCTGCAGTGGATCGTCGATGCCTACAACCTGCTGTTCGCGACGTTCGTCCTGGCTTTCGGCAGTCTCAGCGACCGCTACGGCCGCAAAGGCGCTCTGCTCACCGGTCTGGCAATCTTCGGAGGCGGCGCGGTCGGCGCCTCGCTGGCGGAGAGTTCCGCGCAACTGATCGGCTGGCAGGCGGTGATGGGGCTCGGCGCCGCGTTCGTCTACCCCACCACGCTGTCGATCCTGTCCAACGTCTTCACCGACCGCGCCGACCGTGCGAAAGCCATCGGCATCTGGGGCGCCACCACCGGAGTCGGCGTGGCGTGCGGTCCTATCCTCGGCGGATGGCTGCTCGAATCCTTCTGGTGGGGCAGCGTCTTTCTCGCGCTCGCGCTCGCGGCGGCCGTCTCGATCATCGCGGCGAGCAGGGTGGTCACCACATCACGCGACCCGCAGACACCACGCATCGACTACGGCGGGTTGGCGCTGTCCGTACTCGCTGTCGGCGGCCTGGTCTACACCGTCATCGAGGCACCCGAACACGGGTGGATCAGTGCTGTGACCCTCGGTGGTTTCACGATCTCGCTCGCACTGTTCGTCACGCTGGTGTTCTGGGAGCGCGGCCGCGCCGAACCCATGATCGACGTCACGCTGTTCAAGAACATGCGTTTCACCGCCGCCAGCGCCTCGGTGACGTTCGCCTATTTCGCCCTGTTCGGGTTCATCTTCCTCATTACGCAGTATTTCCAATTGGTGCGCGGCGACGGCCCGCTCGAGACCGGCCTCGAGTTCATCCCCGTGGCGACATCGATCGCGGTGGGATCACTGCTCGGCACACTGCTGGCGGTGCGCTTGGGCAACAAGCTGGTCGTCGCGACCGGAATGCTCTTGTTCACCACCGCGTTCCTCTGGATCGCGACACTGAGCGAGTCGACCAGCTACCTCGAAATCGCAGGACAGATGATCCCACTCGGACTCGGATTGGGCCTGACCGCCGCACCCGCGACGGAAGCCATCATGGGCGCGGTACCACTGAACAAGGCGGGCATCGGCTCGGCGATGAACGATGCGACCCGCGAAGTAGGTGGCACAGTGGGCGTCGCCGTGATCGGCAGTGTCTACGCCTCGCTCTACGCGTCGACGCTGCGTGATTCTCCTGCGGCACAACAGTTGCCCGCAGAGGTGAAGTCGGTGGTCGAACAGTCGGTCGGCGCGGCGGCAACCGCTGCTCACCAGTTCGCCGCGGCCGGTGATGCGCAGAGCGCGCAAACAGTCTCGCAAACGGCAAACAGTGCGTTCCTCGACGGACTCGCGGCGGGCTCGTATGTCGCAGCGGGTGTCACCGCGGTCGGCGCGGTCATCGCCTTCCTTTTCCTTCCCGCGAAGCCGCAGTGA
- a CDS encoding DUF3703 domain-containing protein produces MPAGVRSAFEAELTRARSATDIDQMWRALERAHILSQEWAWPHTRAHWEMLRLAIRCRDRREVAGQVLRLAFGGIASATGRAPLGNTGRTDVGAFTPMPIPQDLMAILSAGAATPR; encoded by the coding sequence ATGCCCGCCGGCGTCCGATCCGCGTTCGAAGCCGAACTGACCCGCGCACGTTCGGCCACCGATATCGATCAGATGTGGCGCGCGCTCGAACGAGCTCACATCCTTTCGCAGGAATGGGCGTGGCCGCATACTCGTGCGCACTGGGAGATGCTCCGGCTCGCGATCCGGTGCCGCGACCGGCGCGAAGTCGCCGGCCAGGTGCTTCGGCTCGCATTCGGCGGCATCGCGTCCGCGACCGGGCGGGCGCCGCTCGGGAACACCGGCCGGACCGATGTCGGCGCGTTCACGCCGATGCCGATCCCGCAAGATCTCATGGCCATACTTTCCGCAGGTGCCGCCACGCCACGATGA
- a CDS encoding helix-turn-helix transcriptional regulator, with translation MTSATGWTGTMLLRPGLMVLTGEVGITALHAHHTVQIMKSESAFCIGDAQGVIARCQAVVIPPNTSHRVVEGAASATLIHLAPEAAVAALLCPEPADVVDVWVRHGAMFSSGPIGMAAIVAGAVEPDRGAWHPAVRRCTADLPGLLADGPVRLSELARRVRLSESRLAHLFSAEVGLPFRAYVRWLRMQHAMRLFAAGRTLTEAAHGAGFADSAHLNRVCHSMFGAAPSQFGQLRLVDELGDS, from the coding sequence GTGACCAGCGCGACCGGGTGGACCGGGACAATGCTGCTGCGGCCCGGGTTGATGGTGCTGACCGGTGAAGTCGGGATCACAGCACTGCATGCGCACCACACGGTGCAGATCATGAAGAGCGAGTCCGCGTTCTGTATCGGTGACGCACAGGGAGTCATCGCACGCTGCCAGGCGGTGGTGATTCCGCCGAACACCAGCCACCGGGTAGTCGAGGGCGCTGCTTCGGCGACATTGATCCACCTGGCGCCCGAAGCGGCGGTGGCGGCGCTACTGTGCCCCGAACCCGCGGATGTGGTCGATGTCTGGGTGCGTCACGGGGCGATGTTCAGCTCCGGCCCGATCGGAATGGCGGCCATTGTCGCCGGCGCGGTCGAACCCGACCGTGGCGCCTGGCATCCGGCGGTGCGCCGTTGTACGGCCGATTTGCCCGGGCTTCTTGCCGACGGCCCGGTGCGGCTCAGCGAACTCGCCCGGCGGGTGCGGCTGTCGGAGAGCCGACTGGCGCACCTGTTCTCGGCTGAAGTGGGACTTCCGTTCCGCGCATACGTGCGTTGGCTGCGGATGCAGCACGCGATGCGGCTGTTCGCTGCGGGACGAACCCTCACCGAGGCGGCACACGGTGCCGGATTCGCCGACAGTGCTCACCTGAATCGCGTCTGCCACAGCATGTTCGGCGCAGCACCGTCGCAGTTCGGGCAGCTGCGATTGGTGGACGAACTCGGTGACTCGTAG